From the genome of Phycisphaerae bacterium:
GGCGGTTCGGGCTGGGCCGATGTTGTCAAACGACTCGCGCATGGGTTCGTCTTCGGGGGAGGAGTCGCGGAAGCGGTCTCAGGACGTTCCCACCCCGACTCGTTACCCCGGGATGCGGATTGGCCGCCTGGGCTTTCGTGGTCTCGGGGTGATTGGCTTCTGGGGCGCGGCGGTGACTTGCGGTCTCGGTGGCCGCGGGTACACTTCGAGGTGACAATCCGCCGCGGGTGAGCTGGGATGGAGTGCTCGGTCCCATCTGTGGCGCGAAGATGCCTCATGACTCGAAGGGAGAGGTCTTCACGATGACCAACTGCCGGACCAGGATCGCGCGTCGTACTGTGCTCAAGGCTATCGGCACTGCCGGAGCCGCGGTCGGGTTCCCTCATTTTGTTCCATCGCACGTACTGGGGGCGGCCGGCCGCGCGGGGGCCAATGACAAGCTGACCTTCGCCCACATCGGTGTTGGGGGCATGGGCCGCGGTCACCTGTCGGACATGGTTTCGCGTTTGAAGCGTGGTGAAGTGAACATCGCGGCGGTATGCGACGTCGATGAGGAGCGGCTGCGCAAGGCTTCGGAGATGGCCGGCAGGCAGGCGGACGTTTATCGCGATTATCGGTACATTCTGGAGCGGAAGGACATTGACGCGGTGGTCATTGCGACGCCGGATCACTGGCATGCCTTGCAGACGGTGCACGCGGCGGAGTGCGGCAAGCACGTCTACGTGGAGAAGCCTGCGTGCTGCACGATCGAGGAAGGCAAGGCGATGATCGCGGCGGCGAAGAAGGCCAAGATCGCCGTGCAGGTCGGCTCGCAGGGTCGATCGCAGCCCGAGGCCTACCTTGCCCACCGTTACCTGGTGAACGGCAACATTGGTCACATCGACCGCGTGGACTGCTATCACTATCCCACGCCAGTGGACGACAAGCCGGTGCCGGACACTGATCCGCCTGCTGAGCTGGACTACGACCTGTGGCTCGGGCCGATGCGTTGGCGGCCGTACAATGCTCACTGTTGCCACGGCACGTTTCGATGGATGATGGAGTCTGGAGGGGGTCAGATCCGCGACCGCGGCGCCCACGTGATGAGTTGTGCGATGTGGTGGATGGGCGCGGACGGCAGTGGTCCGGTGAGCGTGGAGGCGACGGGCACGGCCCCGACCAAGGGGACGTGGGATGCGGCGGTGGACATGAAAGTCACCTACAGGTTCAAGAATCCGGACTGGATCCTGACCTGGAACCAGCACGAGAATGCGATGCCTGCAGCGGAGGAGCGTAAGGGCGGCGAGGCGAAGATTGAGCGGCCGGGCTATGGCGCGGTATACCGTGGTGACAAGGGCACGTTCACCCACTGGGGTGGTGACGGGGGCACGTGGGCGGAGCGTAAAGCCCGGGAGTGGAAGCCGCCGGCGGGTGCCAAGGAGGTCTACAGGAGTCCGGGCCACAAGGAGGACTGGTTTGAGGGCATCAAGACCGGGAAGAAGACGATCATGAACATCGAGGCCGCGGTTGGCGTGTCCAACCTGTGCGTTCTCGGGAACCTGGCGTTTCTGCTGGGTCGCAAGATCGAGTGGGACCAGGCGAAGATGGAGATCGTCAACGACGAGCAGGCTCGGCGGATGATGGGCCGGCCGCAGCGGTACCCGTATCATCTGTGATTTGTGGGCGGGCAGGCAAGAAGGGCTTTCGCACGAGGGCGTAGACATGGCAGAGCAGGCGATTCAACCGGCCGCGATTGGCGAGCTGGCGAAGAAGCTGGCGGACAAGGACTTCGAGACCGCGCGGGCGGGCAAGCGACAGCTATGGGAGATGGTCCGGCGTGTCGGCCGGCCGGGAAACGAAGAGCAATGCCGGGCGGTGGCCGGTGCACTGCTGCGGTTGACGGGCAAGGATCAACCGGTCGTTGTCCGCCGCGAGTGCATCTGGATGCTCTCGGAGATCGCCGGGGAGGAGTGTGTCGACTCCGTTGCGGCGATGCTCAGCGAGGCCGATCTTCGGGAAGACGCCCGGATGGTGCTGGAGCGTTTACCTGGGGACAAGTCTCTAGTCGCCCTGAAAGCTGGTCTGGCCGCCGCACCGCCGGAGTTCCAAGCGGCGGTGGCCGTGTCACTGCGAATTCGGGGCGTGGAGGTGCCAGGCCTGCCGGACGAGAAGCTCAAGCCGTGCCGACAGACGAGGGTGAAGGCGGCTGGGGGCTGAGGTGCGGCGGCGACCGTGTG
Proteins encoded in this window:
- a CDS encoding Gfo/Idh/MocA family oxidoreductase gives rise to the protein MPHDSKGEVFTMTNCRTRIARRTVLKAIGTAGAAVGFPHFVPSHVLGAAGRAGANDKLTFAHIGVGGMGRGHLSDMVSRLKRGEVNIAAVCDVDEERLRKASEMAGRQADVYRDYRYILERKDIDAVVIATPDHWHALQTVHAAECGKHVYVEKPACCTIEEGKAMIAAAKKAKIAVQVGSQGRSQPEAYLAHRYLVNGNIGHIDRVDCYHYPTPVDDKPVPDTDPPAELDYDLWLGPMRWRPYNAHCCHGTFRWMMESGGGQIRDRGAHVMSCAMWWMGADGSGPVSVEATGTAPTKGTWDAAVDMKVTYRFKNPDWILTWNQHENAMPAAEERKGGEAKIERPGYGAVYRGDKGTFTHWGGDGGTWAERKAREWKPPAGAKEVYRSPGHKEDWFEGIKTGKKTIMNIEAAVGVSNLCVLGNLAFLLGRKIEWDQAKMEIVNDEQARRMMGRPQRYPYHL